In Vicia villosa cultivar HV-30 ecotype Madison, WI unplaced genomic scaffold, Vvil1.0 ctg.001104F_1_1, whole genome shotgun sequence, a single genomic region encodes these proteins:
- the LOC131633305 gene encoding proline transporter 1-like isoform X2 has translation MINTGYIILAGSALKAVYVLFRDDDMMKLPHFIAIAGLVCAMFAICIPHLSALGVWLGFSTVLSLVYIVIALVLSLKDGIKSPPRDYGISGESTSKIFTTIGASANLVFAYNTGMLPEIQATIRQPVVKNMMKALYFQFTVGVLPLYLVTFAGYWAYGSSTETYLLNNVNGPIWVKALANIAAFLQSVIALHIFASPMYEYLDTKHGIKGSALAFKNLSFRVLVRGGYMALNTFVSALLPFLGDFMSLTGAISTFPLTFILAHHMYLRANKNKLKSTQKLWHWLNICFFAVMSVAATIAALRLIARDSKTYHVFADL, from the exons ATGATAAATACTGGCTACATCATTTTGGCGGGTTCAGCTTTGAAG GCTGTTTATGTCCTATTTAGGGATGATGATATGATGAAGCTTCCACATTTTATTGCCATAGCTGGACTTGTGTGTGCAATGTTTGCCATTTGTATTCCTCATCTCTCAGCTCTTGGAGTTTGGCTCGGATTTTCAACGGTCTTAAGCCTCGTATACATTGTCATAGCACTTGTACTGTCACTAAAAGATG GAATAAAATCTCCACCTCGAGATTATGGTATTTCGGGGGAATCGACAAGTAAAATATTTACAACAATTGGAGCGTCTGCAAATCTTGTGTTCGCGTATAACACAGGAATGCTTCCTGAGATACAG GCGACGATCAGACAGCCCGTTGTCAAGAACATGATGAAAGCCCTATACTTTCAGTTTACCGTCGGAGTTTTGCCATTATATTTGGTTACATTCGCAGGTTACTGGGCTTATGGATCTTCAACAGAAACCTATTTGTTGAATAATGTCAATGGTCCAATATGGGTGAAGGCATTGGCCAATATTGCAGCCTTTCTTCAATCAGTCATTGCATTGCAT ATATTTGCAAGTCCAATGTATGAGTATTTGGATACAAAACATGGAATCAAAGGAAGTGCTCTGGCTTTTAAGAATTTGTCATTTCGAGTTTTGGTCAGAGGTGGCTACATGGCTTTGAACACATTTGTATCAGCTCTTTTGCCATTCCTTGGAGATTTCATGAGCCTTACTGGAGCTATAAGCACATTTCCTCTTACATTTATTCTTGCACACCATATGTACCTAAGGGCAAATAAGAACAAACTAAAATCCACTCAAAAGCTATGGCATTGGCTCAACATTTGTTTCTTTGCCGTCATGTCTGTTGCAGCAACTATTGCAGCACTACGGCTTATTGCTCGAGACTCCAAAACTTATCATGTTTTTGCCGATTTATGA